Proteins co-encoded in one Pyxidicoccus xibeiensis genomic window:
- a CDS encoding M16 family metallopeptidase: MIAPFTWKAVLGAVLLSALPSAAQGPATAKPSPASRPGSPEKPAAKPSAPSATKPAAQGVTLPKPTTVTLKNGAKLLLVERRDLPLVSFSAWLRGGALGAPAGKEGLAALTAELLQKGAGALDARQFAEAVDGVGGSLDVVPALEAIVINGQFMSRDTGLMVELLSDMLTRPRFDAKELEKTRERLVSEIAAAKDGDPRTLIAAYFQAFHFSGHPYGAPVSGTEASLPGLTRKDVLAYAKNHLGADRLILSVVGDFDAKALAEKLEASLGGWTRAATPAPEAPTTAASKGRRVLLVDKPDASQTYFWIGNTGVSRSDPDRVAVELAETVLGGRFTSLLNTELRVKSGLSYGARATYTLNSRPGPVVISSYTKTESTEKAIDMALDVLSRYRQTGMDDATLSSARSYVLGQFPPTLETGAQVAAKLSELAFFGLDASDVDAFATQVNAATRDSVRAVIQRTLPAPEDLTFVLIGKAADVRDMARKYGAVTEMKISDKRFAPPTTAAKP; this comes from the coding sequence ATGATTGCTCCCTTCACCTGGAAGGCCGTGCTCGGCGCCGTGCTGCTCTCCGCCCTGCCGTCCGCGGCCCAGGGCCCCGCCACCGCGAAGCCGTCTCCGGCGTCGCGTCCCGGCTCGCCGGAGAAGCCCGCCGCGAAGCCGTCCGCGCCCTCCGCCACGAAGCCCGCCGCTCAGGGCGTCACACTGCCCAAGCCCACCACCGTCACGCTGAAGAACGGCGCGAAGCTCCTCCTGGTGGAGCGCAGGGACCTGCCGCTCGTCTCGTTCAGCGCGTGGCTGCGTGGCGGGGCGCTCGGCGCTCCCGCCGGCAAGGAGGGCCTGGCTGCCCTCACCGCCGAGCTCCTCCAGAAGGGCGCCGGCGCCCTTGATGCCCGCCAGTTCGCCGAGGCCGTGGATGGCGTGGGCGGCTCGCTCGACGTCGTGCCCGCGCTCGAGGCCATCGTCATCAACGGCCAGTTCATGTCGCGCGACACCGGGCTGATGGTCGAGCTGCTCAGCGACATGCTCACCCGCCCTCGCTTCGACGCGAAGGAGCTGGAGAAGACGCGCGAGCGCCTCGTCTCTGAAATCGCCGCCGCGAAGGATGGCGACCCTCGCACCCTCATCGCCGCCTACTTCCAGGCGTTCCACTTCTCCGGCCACCCGTACGGCGCTCCCGTCAGCGGCACCGAGGCGAGCCTCCCGGGGCTGACTCGCAAGGACGTGCTCGCGTACGCGAAGAACCACCTGGGCGCGGACCGGCTCATCCTCTCCGTGGTCGGTGACTTCGACGCGAAGGCGCTCGCCGAGAAGCTGGAGGCCTCGCTCGGCGGCTGGACTCGCGCCGCCACGCCCGCCCCCGAGGCCCCCACCACCGCCGCCTCCAAGGGCCGCCGCGTGCTGCTGGTGGACAAGCCCGACGCCTCCCAGACGTACTTCTGGATTGGCAACACCGGTGTCTCCCGGAGCGACCCGGACCGCGTCGCCGTCGAGCTGGCGGAGACCGTGCTCGGCGGGCGCTTCACCTCGCTGCTCAACACCGAGCTGCGCGTGAAGTCCGGCCTCAGCTACGGCGCCAGGGCCACCTACACCCTGAACTCCCGCCCCGGCCCCGTCGTCATCAGCTCGTACACCAAGACGGAGTCCACGGAGAAGGCCATCGACATGGCCCTGGACGTGCTCTCACGCTACCGCCAGACGGGCATGGATGACGCCACGCTCTCCTCCGCGCGCTCCTACGTGCTGGGCCAGTTCCCGCCCACGCTGGAGACGGGCGCACAGGTGGCCGCCAAGCTGTCGGAGCTCGCCTTCTTCGGGCTCGACGCCAGCGACGTGGACGCCTTCGCCACCCAGGTCAACGCCGCCACCCGCGACAGCGTGCGCGCCGTCATCCAGCGCACCCTGCCCGCACCGGAGGACCTCACCTTCGTCCTCATCGGCAAGGCCGCGGACGTGCGCGACATGGCTCGCAAGTACGGCGCCGTCACGGAGATGAAGATCTCCGACAAGCGCTTCGCCCCGCCCACCACGGCCGCGAAGCCCTGA
- a CDS encoding M16 family metallopeptidase codes for MFRQSLLWASCLALLAAPVSGARAQGSAAAPGTSSDAAASKLGAGIEVRTLKNGLKVIVWPDHDIPNVVLYNWFRVGSRNEYPGITGLSHFFEHMMFNGAKKYGAGEFDRVMEANGGANNAFTSEDVTVYMEWFPRSALELIFDLEADRLQHLAFDPKVIESERGVVYSERRSSIDNSTARSLMEQVQASAFVAHPYQFPVIGWPSDIESWRMADLQRYFKTYYAPNNGTLIITGAVTPAEVFALAEKHLQPIPAQPAPEPVRTQEPEQKGERRVVVHKVAQSPLLQLAYHGIAGKDADLEALDLLLRILADGDSSRLHRRLVEEARVAISVDTYFSPGFDPSLVWVMADLPPGGNLSKVEALITEELARVVKDGVTEAELRKARNIAVAGFWRGLETNDGRGYALGAAEVFRGDYRQLFDAPSRFEKVTPDAVRKVAARVFNSQRRTVGWLVPTDEKAATPAAKEAAR; via the coding sequence ATGTTCCGTCAGTCACTCCTCTGGGCCTCGTGCCTGGCCCTGCTCGCCGCGCCCGTCTCGGGCGCTCGGGCGCAGGGCTCGGCGGCGGCGCCTGGCACGTCCTCCGATGCGGCCGCGTCGAAGCTCGGCGCCGGCATCGAGGTTCGCACCCTCAAGAACGGGCTCAAGGTCATCGTCTGGCCCGACCACGACATCCCCAATGTCGTCCTCTACAACTGGTTCCGCGTCGGCAGCCGCAACGAGTACCCCGGCATCACCGGCCTGTCCCACTTCTTCGAGCACATGATGTTCAACGGCGCCAAGAAGTACGGCGCCGGTGAGTTCGACCGCGTCATGGAGGCCAACGGCGGCGCCAACAACGCCTTCACCTCCGAGGACGTCACCGTCTACATGGAGTGGTTCCCCCGCTCCGCCCTCGAGCTCATCTTCGACCTCGAGGCCGACCGCCTCCAGCACCTCGCCTTCGACCCCAAGGTCATCGAGTCCGAGCGCGGCGTCGTCTACTCCGAGCGCCGCTCCAGCATCGACAACAGCACCGCCCGCTCCCTCATGGAGCAGGTCCAGGCCAGCGCCTTCGTCGCCCACCCGTACCAGTTCCCCGTCATCGGCTGGCCCTCCGATATCGAGTCCTGGCGCATGGCCGACCTCCAGCGCTACTTCAAGACCTACTACGCCCCCAACAACGGCACCCTCATCATCACCGGCGCCGTCACCCCCGCCGAGGTCTTCGCCCTCGCCGAGAAGCACCTCCAGCCCATCCCCGCCCAGCCCGCTCCCGAGCCCGTCCGCACCCAGGAGCCCGAGCAGAAGGGCGAGCGCCGCGTCGTCGTGCACAAGGTCGCCCAGTCCCCGCTCCTCCAGCTCGCCTACCACGGCATCGCCGGCAAGGACGCGGACCTCGAGGCGCTGGACCTGCTCCTGCGCATCCTCGCCGACGGTGACTCCTCGCGCCTCCACCGCCGCCTCGTCGAGGAGGCCCGCGTCGCCATCAGCGTGGACACCTACTTCAGCCCCGGCTTCGACCCGTCCCTCGTCTGGGTGATGGCCGACCTGCCGCCCGGCGGAAACCTCTCCAAGGTGGAGGCGCTCATCACCGAGGAGCTCGCCCGCGTCGTGAAGGACGGTGTCACCGAGGCCGAGCTGCGCAAGGCCCGCAACATCGCCGTCGCCGGCTTCTGGCGCGGCCTGGAGACCAATGACGGCCGCGGCTACGCGCTTGGTGCCGCCGAGGTCTTCCGGGGCGACTACCGCCAGCTCTTCGACGCCCCCTCGCGCTTCGAGAAGGTGACCCCCGACGCCGTGCGCAAGGTCGCCGCGCGCGTCTTCAACTCCCAGCGCCGCACCGTCGGGTGGCTCGTGCCCACCGACGAGAAGGCCGCCACCCCCGCCGCCAAGGAGGCCGCGCGATGA
- a CDS encoding (2Fe-2S)-binding protein: protein MSDKVSVSLHINGKDHALTVAPERTLLDVLREDLRATGTRRGCDEGSCGACTVLVDGVPVLSCLSLPARLAGRAITTIEGVEAGGELHPVQRALVQHGAVQCGFCMSGIVLAAKALLEHTPSPTEDEVRQALGSNVCRCSGYVRVVQAIVSLGGRP from the coding sequence ATGTCTGACAAGGTCTCCGTCTCACTGCACATCAACGGGAAGGACCACGCGCTCACCGTGGCCCCGGAGCGCACGCTGCTGGACGTGCTGCGCGAGGACCTGCGCGCCACGGGCACGCGGCGCGGCTGCGACGAGGGGAGCTGCGGCGCGTGCACCGTCCTGGTGGACGGCGTGCCCGTGCTGTCGTGCCTGTCCCTGCCGGCGAGGCTGGCGGGCCGCGCCATCACCACCATCGAGGGCGTGGAGGCGGGCGGTGAGCTGCACCCCGTCCAGCGCGCCCTCGTCCAGCACGGCGCCGTGCAGTGTGGCTTCTGCATGTCCGGCATCGTCCTGGCCGCGAAGGCGCTGCTGGAGCACACGCCGTCGCCCACGGAGGACGAGGTGCGCCAGGCGCTCGGGAGCAACGTGTGCCGGTGCTCGGGCTACGTGCGCGTCGTGCAGGCCATTGTCTCGCTGGGAGGTCGGCCATGA
- a CDS encoding FAD binding domain-containing protein, giving the protein MRYAEPGSVEEGLALLSTTEDARCLAGGASLVAMMNAGRVAPGMLVSLHHIPELSTITEAADGLWLGAMCTHRTVAAEARLRGAMEVVRSAASQLAHPAIRNMATVGGSLCLADPQTELPVALVASSARAEVAGSAGRRTLPVEALLVDSFRTSLARGELLTRVFIPRGVDGAAGHHLRFSRVSSDYPTVSISLVLAMDGDRCRHARVVVGSCGPVPLHVDAADQRLVGTRLEAADVAEAGRLLAQAAAPLDDVRGSAEYRRMLIPRLLGRALSQARERTHV; this is encoded by the coding sequence ATGAGATACGCGGAGCCTGGGAGCGTGGAAGAGGGGCTGGCGCTCCTGTCCACCACCGAGGATGCGCGCTGCCTGGCGGGCGGGGCCTCGCTGGTGGCGATGATGAACGCGGGCCGCGTGGCGCCCGGGATGCTGGTGAGCCTGCACCACATCCCGGAGCTGTCCACCATCACCGAAGCCGCGGACGGGCTCTGGCTGGGCGCCATGTGCACGCACCGCACCGTGGCCGCCGAGGCGCGCCTGCGCGGCGCGATGGAGGTGGTGCGCAGCGCCGCGAGCCAGCTCGCGCACCCGGCCATCCGCAACATGGCGACGGTGGGCGGCTCGCTCTGCCTCGCGGACCCACAGACGGAGCTGCCCGTGGCCCTGGTCGCGTCCTCGGCCCGGGCGGAGGTCGCTGGCTCCGCGGGCCGGAGGACGCTCCCCGTGGAGGCGCTCCTCGTCGACAGCTTCCGCACGTCCCTGGCGCGCGGCGAGCTGCTCACGCGTGTCTTCATCCCCCGGGGCGTGGACGGCGCGGCGGGCCACCACCTCCGCTTCAGCCGCGTGTCCTCCGACTACCCCACGGTGTCCATCTCCCTCGTCCTCGCCATGGACGGGGACAGGTGCCGCCACGCGCGCGTCGTCGTCGGCTCGTGCGGGCCGGTGCCGCTCCACGTGGACGCGGCGGACCAGCGGCTCGTGGGCACCCGGCTCGAAGCGGCGGACGTGGCCGAGGCGGGCCGGCTGCTCGCCCAGGCCGCCGCGCCGCTGGACGATGTGCGGGGCTCGGCGGAGTACCGGCGCATGTTGATTCCGCGGCTGCTCGGCCGCGCCCTGTCCCAGGCCCGGGAGCGCACCCATGTCTGA
- a CDS encoding xanthine dehydrogenase family protein molybdopterin-binding subunit, with protein sequence MSQEAKPGPGPEPVGEVLGQSVPKPDAREKVTGRAVYTDDLDLPGMLHGALLGSPHPHARILSYDTSRARALPGVRAVLTAEDLPPIDIGPVIKDQPLLARGKVRYAGEPVAAVAAVDVATARKALGLIDIRYEVLPSVLDVEAALRPDAPVIHAPREPGQHPNLATRIRLVEGEPDRVWERCDAIVEDVYETPAQQHIYLEPCSTVAVVDPDTGRITIHTSTQTAFRVQAITAEALAVPMSRIRVLVPRVGGAFGGKVESTNQPITVALAKAAGAPVKLTYSRTDDMQMMRSRHAARIHMRTGATRDGRILARQVRIQYDTGAYADDGPFVAAIGSYFARGPYRIPHVEVETLSIYTNKLRAGAFRGFGNPQVHFASEVQVDRLADALGMDPLELRLRNALETGEKWLGGAPVESGTLRACLERAREVSDWHRRRERAPAPSPGKRRGIGVAAVGHVSALLGSSATVRLNEDGTVNVSTGAVDTGQGSDTALAQVAAGALGLSLEQINFSRPDTDTSPYDWCTGGTRTTFTVGHVITEACRQVREQLFEHASAMLDRPVKKLELRPGGIVGVRGEPGLSVSFGAIAGRSLYVEGGPIIASSRYLFPSWQLDTRRTSVEGLPSMGNGFFVFAAQVAEVEVDELTGKVELLEAWSVHDVGRVINPAAAEGQVQGGFVQGLGYALTEELVWKDGHLVNPTMGGYKVPGALDVPTAIHAVLLEHAAGPGPFGAKGVAEAGVVGVAPAICNAIRNATGASVRQIPATGERVLRALLAREEAGST encoded by the coding sequence ATGAGCCAGGAGGCGAAGCCGGGGCCGGGCCCGGAGCCCGTGGGCGAGGTGCTGGGCCAGTCCGTGCCCAAGCCGGACGCGCGCGAGAAGGTGACGGGGCGCGCCGTCTACACCGATGACCTGGACCTGCCGGGCATGCTGCATGGCGCCCTGCTGGGCAGCCCGCACCCGCATGCGCGCATCCTGTCGTACGACACCTCGCGGGCACGGGCGCTGCCCGGCGTGCGCGCCGTGCTCACGGCCGAGGACCTGCCGCCCATCGACATCGGCCCCGTCATCAAGGACCAGCCGCTGCTCGCGCGGGGCAAGGTCCGCTACGCGGGCGAGCCCGTGGCCGCGGTCGCCGCGGTGGACGTGGCGACGGCGCGCAAGGCGCTCGGGCTCATCGACATCCGCTACGAGGTCCTCCCCTCCGTCCTCGACGTCGAAGCCGCGCTGCGTCCGGACGCCCCGGTGATTCACGCGCCGCGCGAGCCCGGGCAGCACCCCAACCTCGCCACGCGCATCCGGCTCGTCGAGGGTGAGCCGGACCGGGTGTGGGAGCGGTGCGACGCCATCGTGGAGGACGTGTACGAGACGCCCGCGCAGCAGCACATCTACCTGGAGCCGTGCTCCACGGTGGCGGTGGTGGACCCCGACACCGGCAGAATCACCATCCACACGTCGACGCAGACGGCGTTCCGGGTGCAGGCCATCACCGCCGAGGCGCTGGCGGTGCCCATGTCGCGCATCCGCGTCCTGGTGCCGCGCGTGGGCGGCGCGTTCGGCGGCAAGGTGGAGTCCACCAACCAGCCCATCACCGTGGCCCTGGCGAAGGCGGCCGGGGCGCCGGTGAAGCTGACGTACTCCCGCACGGACGACATGCAGATGATGCGCTCGCGCCACGCGGCCCGCATCCACATGCGCACGGGGGCGACGCGGGACGGGCGCATCCTCGCCCGGCAGGTGCGCATCCAGTACGACACCGGGGCCTACGCGGACGACGGGCCCTTCGTCGCGGCCATCGGCAGCTACTTCGCGCGCGGGCCGTACCGCATCCCCCACGTCGAGGTGGAGACGCTGTCCATCTACACCAACAAGCTCCGCGCCGGAGCGTTCCGGGGCTTCGGCAACCCGCAGGTCCACTTCGCCAGCGAGGTGCAGGTGGACCGGCTCGCGGACGCGCTGGGCATGGACCCGCTGGAGCTGCGGCTGCGCAACGCGCTGGAGACGGGAGAGAAGTGGCTGGGCGGCGCGCCGGTGGAGAGCGGCACGCTGCGCGCCTGCCTGGAGCGGGCCCGCGAGGTGTCGGACTGGCACCGGCGGCGGGAGCGCGCGCCGGCCCCTTCACCCGGCAAGCGCCGTGGCATCGGCGTGGCGGCGGTGGGCCACGTGTCCGCGCTGCTGGGCTCCAGCGCCACCGTGCGGCTCAACGAGGACGGCACCGTCAACGTGAGCACGGGCGCGGTGGACACGGGGCAGGGCTCGGACACGGCGCTCGCGCAGGTGGCGGCGGGGGCGCTGGGGCTGTCGCTGGAGCAGATCAACTTCAGCCGGCCGGACACGGACACGTCTCCGTACGACTGGTGTACCGGAGGCACGCGCACCACCTTCACCGTGGGCCACGTCATCACCGAGGCGTGCAGGCAGGTGCGCGAGCAGCTCTTCGAGCACGCCAGCGCGATGCTGGACCGGCCGGTGAAGAAGCTCGAGCTGCGGCCCGGCGGCATCGTGGGCGTCCGGGGCGAGCCGGGGCTGTCGGTCTCCTTCGGCGCCATCGCCGGGCGGTCGCTCTATGTCGAGGGCGGGCCCATCATCGCCTCCTCGCGCTACCTCTTCCCGTCGTGGCAGCTCGACACGCGCCGCACGTCCGTCGAGGGGCTGCCGTCGATGGGCAACGGCTTCTTCGTCTTCGCCGCGCAGGTGGCCGAGGTCGAGGTGGACGAGCTGACGGGCAAGGTGGAGCTGCTGGAGGCGTGGAGCGTCCACGACGTGGGCCGGGTCATCAACCCCGCCGCCGCGGAGGGGCAGGTGCAGGGCGGCTTCGTGCAGGGGCTCGGCTACGCGCTGACGGAGGAGCTGGTGTGGAAGGACGGCCACCTCGTGAACCCCACCATGGGGGGCTACAAGGTGCCCGGCGCGCTGGACGTGCCCACCGCCATCCACGCCGTCCTGCTGGAGCACGCGGCGGGGCCCGGGCCCTTCGGTGCGAAGGGCGTCGCCGAGGCCGGCGTGGTGGGCGTGGCGCCCGCCATCTGCAATGCCATCCGGAATGCCACCGGCGCGAGCGTCCGGCAGATACCGGCCACCGGCGAGCGCGTGCTGCGCGCGCTGCTGGCTCGCGAGGAGGCCGGGAGCACCTGA
- a CDS encoding acyl-CoA dehydrogenase, with product MTAPRPNPLLSDRDVDFQLYEVLDAAELCKLPAFAEHSRDTFTLMLDSTRRFAREVLYPTYRPMDAEPPVFKDGRVHVHPLMRELYPRMVDLGLLTATRPPEVGGQQLPLTLHAMASTYLMAANLSAYAYVGLTLGAAHLLEVFGTSELKDAFMAPMYRGEWTGTMALTEPQAGSSLADVRTRATPAPDGTWRIQGSKIFISGGDQDFTDNVIHLTLARMEGAEGGTKGISLFAVPSRRPEGGKLVDNDVRVAGVIHKIGWKGIPSLALNYGEEGDCRGWLVGQPGKGLACMFQMMNEARIMVGMNGVATASVAYHEAVAYARERPQGRPAGVRDASRPQSPIIEHADVRRMLLRQKAIVEGGLSLLLAASYQADLASHGADEDTRRRAGLLVDLLTPVAKTFPAERGFEANALAVQVHGGYGYSSEYAPEAWLRDQKLNSIHEGTTGIQGLDLLGRKVVAGGGAALQAFAEEVGATVKRARAAGVEAAWCDALEGALGEVAEVVGELGARGMAGEVELMLRHSADFLDLFSVLAVAWRWLAQAAAAKEGLARGGGSADFYEGKLAAAQYWTAVELPRVPLLAKLCRTAEDSYARMRPEWF from the coding sequence ATGACCGCGCCTCGCCCCAACCCGCTGCTGTCGGACCGCGACGTGGACTTCCAGCTCTATGAGGTGCTGGATGCCGCGGAGCTGTGCAAGCTGCCCGCCTTCGCCGAGCACTCGCGCGACACCTTCACTCTCATGCTGGACAGCACCCGTCGCTTCGCGCGCGAGGTGCTGTACCCCACCTACCGGCCCATGGACGCGGAGCCGCCGGTGTTCAAGGACGGCCGCGTCCACGTCCACCCCCTGATGCGCGAGCTGTACCCGCGCATGGTGGACCTGGGGCTGCTCACCGCCACGCGCCCGCCCGAGGTGGGAGGCCAGCAGCTGCCGCTCACCCTTCACGCCATGGCCAGCACATACCTCATGGCGGCCAACCTGAGCGCCTATGCCTATGTGGGCCTGACGCTGGGCGCGGCGCACCTGCTGGAGGTGTTCGGCACATCGGAGCTGAAGGACGCCTTCATGGCGCCCATGTACCGGGGCGAGTGGACGGGCACCATGGCCCTCACCGAGCCGCAGGCGGGCAGCAGCCTCGCGGACGTGAGGACGCGCGCCACGCCCGCGCCGGACGGCACCTGGCGCATCCAGGGCTCGAAAATCTTCATCAGCGGCGGGGACCAGGACTTCACGGACAACGTCATCCACCTGACCCTGGCGCGGATGGAGGGCGCGGAGGGCGGGACGAAGGGCATCTCCCTCTTCGCGGTGCCGTCGCGGCGGCCCGAGGGCGGGAAGCTGGTGGACAACGACGTCCGCGTGGCCGGCGTCATCCACAAGATTGGGTGGAAGGGCATCCCCAGCCTCGCGCTCAACTACGGCGAGGAGGGTGACTGCCGCGGGTGGCTGGTGGGACAGCCCGGCAAGGGGCTGGCGTGCATGTTCCAGATGATGAACGAGGCGCGCATCATGGTGGGCATGAACGGGGTGGCCACCGCGTCGGTGGCGTACCACGAGGCGGTGGCCTACGCGCGCGAGCGCCCGCAGGGCCGGCCCGCCGGAGTTCGCGACGCGTCACGCCCGCAGTCCCCCATCATCGAGCACGCGGACGTGCGGCGCATGCTGCTGCGGCAGAAGGCGATTGTGGAGGGCGGCCTGTCGCTGCTGCTGGCGGCCTCGTACCAGGCGGACCTGGCGTCGCACGGGGCGGACGAGGACACGCGCAGGCGCGCGGGCCTGCTGGTGGACCTGCTGACGCCGGTGGCGAAGACGTTCCCCGCCGAGCGCGGCTTCGAGGCCAACGCGCTCGCGGTGCAGGTGCACGGCGGCTACGGCTACTCCAGCGAGTACGCGCCGGAGGCGTGGCTGAGGGACCAGAAGCTGAACAGCATCCACGAGGGCACCACGGGCATCCAGGGGCTGGATTTGCTGGGCCGCAAGGTGGTGGCCGGAGGCGGCGCGGCGCTGCAGGCCTTCGCGGAGGAGGTGGGCGCGACGGTGAAGCGGGCGCGCGCGGCGGGCGTGGAGGCCGCGTGGTGCGACGCGCTGGAGGGGGCGCTGGGCGAGGTGGCGGAGGTGGTGGGCGAGCTGGGTGCGCGCGGCATGGCCGGCGAGGTGGAGCTGATGCTGCGCCACAGCGCGGACTTCCTGGACCTGTTCAGCGTGCTGGCGGTGGCGTGGCGCTGGCTGGCCCAGGCGGCGGCGGCGAAGGAAGGCCTGGCGCGGGGCGGCGGCAGCGCGGACTTCTACGAGGGCAAGCTGGCGGCGGCGCAGTACTGGACGGCGGTGGAGCTGCCGCGCGTGCCCCTGCTGGCGAAGCTCTGCCGGACGGCCGAGGACTCGTACGCACGCATGCGCCCCGAGTGGTTCTGA
- a CDS encoding DUF1615 family protein, with the protein MEEPEPRQSQTRRRRRGWLVALVLASCTPRGKGTGEPAVPPPPRLGVEQVARLLPTHVKDRQDWARDVLAALEVEELAPTPPAVCSVLAVIEQESGYQPDPAVPGLPKMVRARLEEHANKLGPVGRKALASVLEGRTAGQKKTFDQRLSAAKTEKDLDRLFRDMLTYYEEEYPKTYAAADLASSLFGSGRLEDLNPITTAGSMQVSVRYALEKEGEDADPVRVREALYTRTGGVRYGTARLLDYEAAYPEPLFRFADYNAGVYASRNAALQAQVSRLTGIGLVPDGDLQLYDKQGEPLDEDSQSLKALLVFRERYAPELSERRVRRDVEKEKEADFESTDTYRAVKRVYARETGESPAYAQLPKVTLKSPKLKGERTTAWFARSVDARFQKCQARYRAMAPK; encoded by the coding sequence ATGGAGGAACCAGAACCCCGGCAGTCCCAGACGCGGCGTCGCCGCCGTGGCTGGCTCGTGGCCCTGGTCCTGGCTTCCTGCACCCCGCGCGGCAAGGGCACGGGGGAGCCCGCCGTGCCGCCTCCGCCGCGCCTCGGCGTGGAGCAGGTGGCACGGCTGCTGCCCACGCACGTGAAGGACCGGCAGGACTGGGCGCGCGACGTGCTCGCGGCGCTGGAGGTGGAGGAGCTCGCCCCCACGCCGCCAGCGGTGTGCTCGGTGCTGGCCGTCATCGAGCAGGAGTCCGGCTACCAGCCGGACCCGGCCGTCCCCGGCCTGCCGAAGATGGTGCGGGCCCGGCTGGAGGAGCACGCGAACAAGCTGGGGCCGGTGGGGCGCAAGGCCCTGGCCTCCGTGCTGGAGGGCCGGACGGCGGGCCAGAAGAAGACCTTCGACCAGCGGCTGAGCGCGGCGAAGACGGAAAAGGACTTGGACCGGCTCTTCCGCGACATGCTCACGTACTACGAGGAGGAGTACCCGAAGACGTACGCGGCGGCGGACCTGGCCAGCTCGCTCTTCGGCTCGGGCCGGCTGGAGGACCTCAACCCCATCACCACCGCCGGCTCCATGCAGGTGAGCGTGCGGTACGCGCTGGAGAAGGAGGGCGAGGACGCGGACCCGGTGCGGGTGCGCGAGGCGCTGTACACGCGCACGGGCGGCGTGCGCTACGGCACCGCGCGGCTCTTGGACTACGAGGCCGCGTACCCGGAGCCCCTCTTCCGCTTCGCGGACTACAACGCGGGCGTCTACGCCTCGCGCAACGCGGCGCTGCAGGCGCAGGTGAGCCGCCTCACCGGAATCGGGCTGGTGCCGGACGGGGACCTCCAGCTCTACGACAAGCAGGGCGAGCCGCTGGACGAGGACAGCCAGTCTCTGAAGGCGCTGCTCGTCTTCCGCGAGCGCTACGCGCCGGAGCTCAGCGAGCGGCGGGTGCGCCGCGACGTGGAGAAGGAGAAGGAGGCGGACTTCGAGTCCACCGACACGTACCGCGCGGTGAAGCGCGTCTACGCGCGGGAGACGGGCGAGTCGCCCGCCTACGCCCAGCTGCCGAAGGTGACGCTCAAGAGCCCCAAGCTGAAGGGCGAGCGCACCACCGCGTGGTTCGCGCGCTCGGTGGATGCGCGCTTCCAGAAGTGCCAGGCCCGCTACCGCGCGATGGCGCCGAAGTAG